A single genomic interval of Pithys albifrons albifrons isolate INPA30051 chromosome 11, PitAlb_v1, whole genome shotgun sequence harbors:
- the IWS1 gene encoding protein IWS1 homolog isoform X3, with protein sequence MDTHYYSGEQSDDGGATPVQDERDSASDVEDEGNEQHSGSENGSVGHHSENEQSDGEDDGQVGEPHMTDSENEDIPRQKESDSDNEEPPNHGVSDSDNPSHGGKDSDSDTEDRPDRHLSDSENEEALNHRASDSDNGEPPRDPSSDFENEELHKQPASDSESEELQKQLGSDSESEEHHKRPASDSESEDVARHKHIESEDSDGEDRKEEVQNVSHHSDNEQARGGFQGSDSEDEAPKRRKISDSNGDEKEEKTVKRKTAILSDSEDDSETTPAKKVRILSDVEESDSDAASEKSDKRKKNVLLDSEEEEEEEEERKENDGKKKEEKDLFGSDSESGNEQENLIADIFGESGDEEEEEFTGFNQEDLEEEKGDGDMKETADESDSDDNIKRGKHMDFMSDFDMMLQRKKSMSGKRRRNRDGGTFISDADDVVSAMIVKMNEAAEEDRQLNTQKKPALKKLTLLPTVVMHLKKQDLKETFIDSGVMSAIKEWLSPLPDRSLPALKIREELLKILQELPSVSQETLKHSGIGRAVMYLYKHPKESRPNKDMAGKLINEWSRPIFGLTSNYKGMTREEREQRDLEQMPHRRKLSSSGGQTPRRDLEKVLTGEEKALRPGDPGFCARARVPMPSNKDYVVRPKWNVEMESSRGTSKKGVSRLDKQMRKFTDIRKKSRSAHAVKISIEGNKMPL encoded by the exons ATGGACACCCACTACTACAGCGGGGAGCAGTCAG ATGATGGAGGAGCTACTCCAGTGCAAGACGAGCGAGACTCAGCATCTGATGTGGAAGATGAAGGAAATGAGCAGCATTCTGGATCGGAGAATGGAAGTGTAGGGCACCATTCAGAG aatgAACAGAGCGATGGAGAAGATGATGGGCAAGTGGGAGAGCCTCATATGACAGACTCTGAAAATGAAGATATCCCAAGGCAAAAGGAGAGTGACTCAGATAATGAGGAGCCTCCAAATCATGGTGTAAGTGATTCAGACAATCCCTCTCACGGAGGGAAAGACAGTGATTCTGATACTGAAGACCGTCCAGACCGGCATTTAAGTGACTCTGAAAATGAAGAGGCCTTAAATCATCGAGCAAGTGACTCTGACAATGGAGAACCTCCCAGGGATCCCAGTAGTGACTTTGAAAATGAGGAATTGCACAAGCAGCCAGCCAGTGACTCGGAGAGTGAGGAGCTCCAGAAGCAGCTGGGCAGCGACTCAGAGAGTGAGGAGCATCACAAGCGGCCGGCCAGTGACTCGGAGAGCGAGGATGTCGCCAGACACAAACATATAGAGTCTGAGGATAGCGATGGGGAGGACAGGAAGGAGGAGGTGCAGAATGTGTCTCATCATTCAGATAATGAACAGGCAAGAGGAGGATTTCAGGGCTCTGACAGTGAAGATGAAGCTCCTAAGAGACGTAAAATATCAGACAGCAATGGAGatgagaaagaggagaagaCAGTGAAGAGGAAAACAGCCATACTTTCTGACAGTGAGGATGACAGTGAGACAACAC ctgcgAAAAAGGTACGAATCCTTTCTGATGTCGAAGAATCAGATAGTGATGCTGCTTCAGAGAAGTCtgacaaaaggaagaaaaatgttctgttggatagtgaggaggaagaagaagaagaagaagaaagaaaagagaatgatgggaagaagaaagaagagaaagatctgtttggcagtgacagtgaatcTGGAAATGAACAAGA GAACCTGATTGCAGATATATTTGGAGAATCTGGcgatgaggaagaggaggaattCACA GGTTTTAACCAGGAGGAtttggaggaagagaaaggtgATGGAGACATGAAGGAGACAGCGGATGAATCAGACTCTGATGATAACATCAAAAGAGGGAAGCA CATGGACTTCATGTCAGATTTTGACATGATGCTGCAGCGGAAGAAGAGTATGAGTGGCAAGCGCCGGCGGAACCGTGATGGTGGGACATTCATCAGTGATGCAGATGACGTGGTCAGTGCCATGATTGTGAAGATGAATGAAGCTGCTGAG GAGGATCGACAGCTGAATacacaaaagaaaccagcactaAAGAAATTAACTTTGCTACCGACTGTAGTTATGCATCTTAAAAA GCAGGACCTCAAAGAAACTTTCATCGATAGCGGTGTTATGTCTGCCATCAAAGAGTGgctttctcctcttccagaCCGAAGTCTGCCAGCACTAAAGATACGGGAGGAGCTTCTGAAAATCCTGCAAGAG ctgcccagtgTGAGCCAAGAGACCCTGAAGCACAGTGGCATTGGACGGGCTGTGATGTACCTCTACAAACACCCCAAAGAGTCAAGACCAAATAAGGACATGGCAGGGAAGCTGATTA acgAATGGTCTCGACCCATCTTTGGCCTTACCTCAAACTACAAAGGCATGACCAGAGAAGAGAGGGAACAGAGAGATTTGGAACAGATGCCTCATCGAAGGAAATTGAGCAG ctCTGGTGGTCAGACTCCCCGCCGAGACCTGGAGAAAGTGTTAACTGGAGAGGAAAA ggcTCTCAGGCCCGGGGACCCTGGGTTCTGTGCCCGTGCAAGGGTACCCATGCCCTCCAACAAGGACTATGTGGTCAGGCCAAAGTGGAATGTGGAGATGGAGTCCTCAAGG GGGACCTCTAAGAAAGGGGTGAGTCGACTGGACAAACAGATGCGGAAATTCacagatatcaggaaaaaaagcagatcaGCCCATGCAGTGAAAATCAGCATTGAGGGTAATAAGATGCCATTGTGA
- the IWS1 gene encoding protein IWS1 homolog isoform X1, with protein MDTHYYSGEQSDDGGATPVQDERDSASDVEDEGNEQHSGSENGSVGHHSENEQSDGEDDGQVGEPHMTDSENEDIPRQKESDSDNEEPPNHGVSDSDNPSHGGKDSDSDTEDRPDRHLSDSENEEALNHRASDSDNGEPPRDPSSDFENEELHKQPASDSESEELQKQLGSDSESEEHHKRPASDSESEDVARHKHIESEDSDGEDRKEEVQNVSHHSDNEQARGGFQGSDSEDEAPKRRKISDSNGDEKEEKTVKRKTAILSDSEDDSETTPAKKVRILSDVEESDSDAASEKSDKRKKNVLLDSEEEEEEEEERKENDGKKKEEKDLFGSDSESGNEQENLIADIFGESGDEEEEEFTGFNQEDLEEEKGDGDMKETADESDSDDNIKRGKHMDFMSDFDMMLQRKKSMSGKRRRNRDGGTFISDADDVVSAMIVKMNEAAEEDRQLNTQKKPALKKLTLLPTVVMHLKKQDLKETFIDSGVMSAIKEWLSPLPDRSLPALKIREELLKILQELPSVSQETLKHSGIGRAVMYLYKHPKESRPNKDMAGKLINEWSRPIFGLTSNYKGMTREEREQRDLEQMPHRRKLSSSGGQTPRRDLEKVLTGEEKALRPGDPGFCARARVPMPSNKDYVVRPKWNVEMESSRFQGTSKKGVSRLDKQMRKFTDIRKKSRSAHAVKISIEGNKMPL; from the exons ATGGACACCCACTACTACAGCGGGGAGCAGTCAG ATGATGGAGGAGCTACTCCAGTGCAAGACGAGCGAGACTCAGCATCTGATGTGGAAGATGAAGGAAATGAGCAGCATTCTGGATCGGAGAATGGAAGTGTAGGGCACCATTCAGAG aatgAACAGAGCGATGGAGAAGATGATGGGCAAGTGGGAGAGCCTCATATGACAGACTCTGAAAATGAAGATATCCCAAGGCAAAAGGAGAGTGACTCAGATAATGAGGAGCCTCCAAATCATGGTGTAAGTGATTCAGACAATCCCTCTCACGGAGGGAAAGACAGTGATTCTGATACTGAAGACCGTCCAGACCGGCATTTAAGTGACTCTGAAAATGAAGAGGCCTTAAATCATCGAGCAAGTGACTCTGACAATGGAGAACCTCCCAGGGATCCCAGTAGTGACTTTGAAAATGAGGAATTGCACAAGCAGCCAGCCAGTGACTCGGAGAGTGAGGAGCTCCAGAAGCAGCTGGGCAGCGACTCAGAGAGTGAGGAGCATCACAAGCGGCCGGCCAGTGACTCGGAGAGCGAGGATGTCGCCAGACACAAACATATAGAGTCTGAGGATAGCGATGGGGAGGACAGGAAGGAGGAGGTGCAGAATGTGTCTCATCATTCAGATAATGAACAGGCAAGAGGAGGATTTCAGGGCTCTGACAGTGAAGATGAAGCTCCTAAGAGACGTAAAATATCAGACAGCAATGGAGatgagaaagaggagaagaCAGTGAAGAGGAAAACAGCCATACTTTCTGACAGTGAGGATGACAGTGAGACAACAC ctgcgAAAAAGGTACGAATCCTTTCTGATGTCGAAGAATCAGATAGTGATGCTGCTTCAGAGAAGTCtgacaaaaggaagaaaaatgttctgttggatagtgaggaggaagaagaagaagaagaagaaagaaaagagaatgatgggaagaagaaagaagagaaagatctgtttggcagtgacagtgaatcTGGAAATGAACAAGA GAACCTGATTGCAGATATATTTGGAGAATCTGGcgatgaggaagaggaggaattCACA GGTTTTAACCAGGAGGAtttggaggaagagaaaggtgATGGAGACATGAAGGAGACAGCGGATGAATCAGACTCTGATGATAACATCAAAAGAGGGAAGCA CATGGACTTCATGTCAGATTTTGACATGATGCTGCAGCGGAAGAAGAGTATGAGTGGCAAGCGCCGGCGGAACCGTGATGGTGGGACATTCATCAGTGATGCAGATGACGTGGTCAGTGCCATGATTGTGAAGATGAATGAAGCTGCTGAG GAGGATCGACAGCTGAATacacaaaagaaaccagcactaAAGAAATTAACTTTGCTACCGACTGTAGTTATGCATCTTAAAAA GCAGGACCTCAAAGAAACTTTCATCGATAGCGGTGTTATGTCTGCCATCAAAGAGTGgctttctcctcttccagaCCGAAGTCTGCCAGCACTAAAGATACGGGAGGAGCTTCTGAAAATCCTGCAAGAG ctgcccagtgTGAGCCAAGAGACCCTGAAGCACAGTGGCATTGGACGGGCTGTGATGTACCTCTACAAACACCCCAAAGAGTCAAGACCAAATAAGGACATGGCAGGGAAGCTGATTA acgAATGGTCTCGACCCATCTTTGGCCTTACCTCAAACTACAAAGGCATGACCAGAGAAGAGAGGGAACAGAGAGATTTGGAACAGATGCCTCATCGAAGGAAATTGAGCAG ctCTGGTGGTCAGACTCCCCGCCGAGACCTGGAGAAAGTGTTAACTGGAGAGGAAAA ggcTCTCAGGCCCGGGGACCCTGGGTTCTGTGCCCGTGCAAGGGTACCCATGCCCTCCAACAAGGACTATGTGGTCAGGCCAAAGTGGAATGTGGAGATGGAGTCCTCAAGG ttccAGGGGACCTCTAAGAAAGGGGTGAGTCGACTGGACAAACAGATGCGGAAATTCacagatatcaggaaaaaaagcagatcaGCCCATGCAGTGAAAATCAGCATTGAGGGTAATAAGATGCCATTGTGA
- the IWS1 gene encoding protein IWS1 homolog isoform X2, whose amino-acid sequence MDTHYYSGEQSDDGGATPVQDERDSASDVEDEGNEQHSGSENGSVGHHSENEQSDGEDDGQVGEPHMTDSENEDIPRQKESDSDNEEPPNHGVSDSDNPSHGGKDSDSDTEDRPDRHLSDSENEEALNHRASDSDNGEPPRDPSSDFENEELHKQPASDSESEELQKQLGSDSESEEHHKRPASDSESEDVARHKHIESEDSDGEDRKEEVQNVSHHSDNEQARGGFQGSDSEDEAPKRRKISDSNGDEKEEKTVKRKTAILSDSEDDSETTPAKKVRILSDVEESDSDAASEKSDKRKKNVLLDSEEEEEEEEERKENDGKKKEEKDLFGSDSESGNEQENLIADIFGESGDEEEEEFTGFNQEDLEEEKGDGDMKETADESDSDDNIKRGKHMDFMSDFDMMLQRKKSMSGKRRRNRDGGTFISDADDVVSAMIVKMNEAAEEDRQLNTQKKPALKKLTLLPTVVMHLKKQDLKETFIDSGVMSAIKEWLSPLPDRSLPALKIREELLKILQELPSVSQETLKHSGIGRAVMYLYKHPKESRPNKDMAGKLINEWSRPIFGLTSNYKGMTREEREQRDLEQMPHRRKLSSSGGQTPRRDLEKVLTGEEKALRPGDPGFCARARVPMPSNKDYVVRPKWNVEMESSRPGTIKRGISRLEKHKRRFAEQKRLSKVHRAIKFSIEGNRMPL is encoded by the exons ATGGACACCCACTACTACAGCGGGGAGCAGTCAG ATGATGGAGGAGCTACTCCAGTGCAAGACGAGCGAGACTCAGCATCTGATGTGGAAGATGAAGGAAATGAGCAGCATTCTGGATCGGAGAATGGAAGTGTAGGGCACCATTCAGAG aatgAACAGAGCGATGGAGAAGATGATGGGCAAGTGGGAGAGCCTCATATGACAGACTCTGAAAATGAAGATATCCCAAGGCAAAAGGAGAGTGACTCAGATAATGAGGAGCCTCCAAATCATGGTGTAAGTGATTCAGACAATCCCTCTCACGGAGGGAAAGACAGTGATTCTGATACTGAAGACCGTCCAGACCGGCATTTAAGTGACTCTGAAAATGAAGAGGCCTTAAATCATCGAGCAAGTGACTCTGACAATGGAGAACCTCCCAGGGATCCCAGTAGTGACTTTGAAAATGAGGAATTGCACAAGCAGCCAGCCAGTGACTCGGAGAGTGAGGAGCTCCAGAAGCAGCTGGGCAGCGACTCAGAGAGTGAGGAGCATCACAAGCGGCCGGCCAGTGACTCGGAGAGCGAGGATGTCGCCAGACACAAACATATAGAGTCTGAGGATAGCGATGGGGAGGACAGGAAGGAGGAGGTGCAGAATGTGTCTCATCATTCAGATAATGAACAGGCAAGAGGAGGATTTCAGGGCTCTGACAGTGAAGATGAAGCTCCTAAGAGACGTAAAATATCAGACAGCAATGGAGatgagaaagaggagaagaCAGTGAAGAGGAAAACAGCCATACTTTCTGACAGTGAGGATGACAGTGAGACAACAC ctgcgAAAAAGGTACGAATCCTTTCTGATGTCGAAGAATCAGATAGTGATGCTGCTTCAGAGAAGTCtgacaaaaggaagaaaaatgttctgttggatagtgaggaggaagaagaagaagaagaagaaagaaaagagaatgatgggaagaagaaagaagagaaagatctgtttggcagtgacagtgaatcTGGAAATGAACAAGA GAACCTGATTGCAGATATATTTGGAGAATCTGGcgatgaggaagaggaggaattCACA GGTTTTAACCAGGAGGAtttggaggaagagaaaggtgATGGAGACATGAAGGAGACAGCGGATGAATCAGACTCTGATGATAACATCAAAAGAGGGAAGCA CATGGACTTCATGTCAGATTTTGACATGATGCTGCAGCGGAAGAAGAGTATGAGTGGCAAGCGCCGGCGGAACCGTGATGGTGGGACATTCATCAGTGATGCAGATGACGTGGTCAGTGCCATGATTGTGAAGATGAATGAAGCTGCTGAG GAGGATCGACAGCTGAATacacaaaagaaaccagcactaAAGAAATTAACTTTGCTACCGACTGTAGTTATGCATCTTAAAAA GCAGGACCTCAAAGAAACTTTCATCGATAGCGGTGTTATGTCTGCCATCAAAGAGTGgctttctcctcttccagaCCGAAGTCTGCCAGCACTAAAGATACGGGAGGAGCTTCTGAAAATCCTGCAAGAG ctgcccagtgTGAGCCAAGAGACCCTGAAGCACAGTGGCATTGGACGGGCTGTGATGTACCTCTACAAACACCCCAAAGAGTCAAGACCAAATAAGGACATGGCAGGGAAGCTGATTA acgAATGGTCTCGACCCATCTTTGGCCTTACCTCAAACTACAAAGGCATGACCAGAGAAGAGAGGGAACAGAGAGATTTGGAACAGATGCCTCATCGAAGGAAATTGAGCAG ctCTGGTGGTCAGACTCCCCGCCGAGACCTGGAGAAAGTGTTAACTGGAGAGGAAAA ggcTCTCAGGCCCGGGGACCCTGGGTTCTGTGCCCGTGCAAGGGTACCCATGCCCTCCAACAAGGACTATGTGGTCAGGCCAAAGTGGAATGTGGAGATGGAGTCCTCAAGG CCCGGGACTATTAAGAGAGGTATTAGTCGCTTGGAAAAGCACAAGAGACGGTTTGCTGAACAGAAACGACTCAGCAAAGTGCATCGGGCCATCAAGTTCAGCATTGAAGGCAACAGGATGCCCCTGTAG